The Acipenser ruthenus chromosome 46, fAciRut3.2 maternal haplotype, whole genome shotgun sequence genomic interval tctttgtattattattcttattgttGTTATGAATGTTAATATTAATACTATATACTTTGCTTGACAGGTCGCGTGTTCAATGGTTCAGGAAAACCTATTGACAGGGGCCCAACAGTTCTGGCTGAAGATTACTTGGACATTATGGGTATGGAATCAGTTTAAATCAGGGGTTCTGAAATTGGAGGCACAGAAAAGTTTCATGGGGGTCGTGGAACAACCACACAATAACAGATCAACTCAgatctttattttgttattaaatacctGCTTAGGCAATTCAATGGTAGTGAAACTTTTGTACATTATAAAAGTGAGTTGTGTTATGAAAGTCATTTGTgtattgtaaaatgtatatagAAAAGGTTTACTTCTAGCATAAGCAAAAACTGGTTATCCCTCTAGTGGCACAGAGGGATAACTGCTTGCAACAGCTCACTAAAGGATTGCCCTGCTCCTTAAGAAGAATGTGTTCATGTATATTTCCATTTTTCTGCCCTAGGCCAGCCTATTAACCCCCAGTGCCGTATCTACCCAGAAGAGATGATCCAGACAGGTATTTCTGCAATCGATGGGATGAACAGTATTGCCAGAGGACAGAAGATTCCCATCTTTTCTGCAGCTGGTTTGCCACACAACGAGGTTTGTATAGGAAAACCCTTAATCATATGGGATGAAGTTTTAAGAGGTGAGTTGAGCAGTAGCATTGTCTGAGGTTGAATGAATAAATTCAATTTCTGTTTTGAACAGATTGCTGCACAGATCTGTCGCCAAGCTGGTCTGGTTAAGAAGTCCAAAGATGTGATGGATTACAGTGAAGACAACTTTGCCATTGTGTTTGCTGCTATGGGTGTAAGTATTTTTTCAGTTATCTCTTGTgcttatttatattgtattttgcttGAGAATTTTGTTTTCACTATTGTGGTAAAAAGCCCACCATGTTTACTTGATAGCActattttttttgtgatcaaatgtttaTTGGGGAGAATACAAAAACatataattttaaatacagtacaataattaCCCCTTGAAAGCACTATTGTTTATAACATCTACCTTCATTTGAAACTGTTGCGTTGCTTTAGGTAAATATGGAAACTGCAAGATTCTTCAAGTCCGACTTTGAAGAAAATGGTTCAATGGACAACGTGTGTCTTTTCTTGAACTTGGCTAACGACCCAACGtgagtttagattttttttctatcaGAAAAGTGATGGGTTTCTTAACATATTTACTATTTCAGTTCAATAATTGTTTAATGAAATTTCATTGTATCCAGGAGTGTGTTTACAAAGATAACacagtattgtattttaataaaatatttaattgtcTTTCAGTGGAAGTATATTTCAATTAGCTATTTGTTACAAAACAGTCACATTGTTTCCTTGTTCACATGTTAATGACTTTCACCAATGCAATGGTTCCCATTTGTCTGAAAGTTTGGTTGTCACTGTATTAATCCAAGCTAATGTGTTTTAATACTAGTTTAATGCAGTTTTGGTTCCTTTGCAGAATTGAGCGCATCATCACGCCTCGCCTGGCTCTCACCGCAGCAGAGTATCTGGCGTATCAGTGTGAGAAACACGTCCTGGTTATCCTGACTGACATGAGCTCATACGCAGAAGCGTTGAGAGAGGTATTTTGTTTCATGCTTTTCTAGTACAGACTATTCAGAACTACTGCAGTAACCCAGAGGAATACTGAAAAAGTACTTTCAAATTTAAGAGTCTTGTCCAGGGTTTTCCATACCGCTACTGACAAATTTAAAatggtgacattttgaaatctaatatgaaatactgtactactattatggcttccagtagacttttgcgatatcattttgtagtttatttgattaaatcaACTGCAGTGTGGACTGTGTCCACACTGCAgttgatttaattttttaaacCAGATATGAGAATGGGCTACATTACCACCTGGGTCCAAGAATGTCActttataatttaatatttaaagttatgaatattgtagcgtgcatgggggtaGGCAGcaacagggctggtaggtgacgtaatcacacacaaggacataagcccgatatacgctccttgcaagggagccggctcttttgtacagcggtatcggcgctatgctttagtgcgagaggtcccggatttgcgcccgccctccgcctctgtgtggattgcctcgtcctGTGTGATGCGTTAACCTATTTCGCTACAATATGTACAcctgatttgaatgtatttgaacCAAAAAACCTTGTTCCAAACATTGCTCTAGCTACTAGTTATAATGTGCATATAATCCAGGTAGCTTGTTGAACCACTTCATTTTCTCTCCTAGGTTTCTGCTGCCAGAGAAGAGGTGCCAGGACGCCGGGGCTTCCCTGGCTACATGTACACTGACTTGGCCACCATTTATGAGAGAGCTGGTCGAGTTGAGGGCAGGAATGGGTCTATTACACAGATTCCTATTCTAACCATGCCCAACgatggtgagtgtgtgtgtgaatactaCAGGCAGAGCTGCTGAAATCACCAGTTTTGGAATAATAAGAGTGAAAAGACATTATCTTGATTAGCAGTCAATTGAACCAGTGCATTTATAATGTAGGGCTGTGGGAGTCTGTTTATGTGACATGATAATGAAAAGTCATCTTTTTTTCAGATATTACTCACCCCATCCCTGATCTGACTGGGTACATCACTGAAGGACAGATTTACGTAGACAGGCAACTGCACAACAGACAGGTGGGTGTAATATTTCAGTAAGAATGCTGAATTGTAGAAATCTGTGCCTGCACaaatctgtgttttgttgttctgtttATTTGCATTGTTGTAAACCATATCAAGGTGTCTCTTTCCCCTTAACAGATCTACCCCCCGATCAACGTGTTACCCTCTCTGTCTCGCTTGATGAAGTCTGCCATTGGGGAGGGAATGACAAGGAAAGATCATGCCGATGTGTCCAATCAGCTGGTTGGTAGTTTTCTTAGGAACAGGAGAACAAACTGAATTAAATGCATTGCCTGTCAACATAGTTATTTGGGAGGATCTAATGTTTAAATTACTTACTGCAACTGGTATTACCCTTCTATATTGTAGAAGTTATTTCTTTACATATAAAACGGTTGGATAACTGCTTGGGATTGATCTATAAGTTACAAGCtgcttttaaatgatttattttaaaatcttaagAGTACATGCAGACAGGGCGGCTGTTGATCATGGTGGGATGTAAGTAACAGACCTGTGTTTTAATATGCATTAGCTTTGATGATACATTGAAggcataatttaatatatatgttgATCATAACCTCTGTTTGTGCCCGCAGTATGCTTGTTATGCCATTGGTAAAGACGTCCAGGCAATGAAAGCAGTGGTGGGTGAGGAGGCTCTGACTCCGGAGGACTTGCTTTATCTGGAGTTCCTGCATAAGTTTGAAAAGAATTTCATTGCTCAAGGTAAGGCTGCTGAGTTTTGAGACGAGCAACAGAAGAAAATTGGGTTCTGCTGCCAAACATCCTATCGTTGCCAGCCACGGTTTACTTTTAATGCACACAAATCTGCCAGATCTAGAATGCCCTCGCAATTTACAGCCTAGAACATCTAGGGAGTGGCAAACTGAATACATTTCTATTGAtttaagaaaacatattaaacatatatttagaCTAGAaagagtttaaaaatgtattatcttACCCAtgtgttattcattttatttagttttaaatatttgaaaagttTAACTTCATTAAGGTACACAGCCACAAGCCTTGCTGCTTGTCCATTTCAAGTAACCTTAGTTCAGTAACTCACAAGGGCTTTTGGCATCATCGATGTTCGactaaaaagagagagagagagagagactaattTGATTCTTAGTCTCACCTTCAACACTGGTGTGAGATTCCCAGTTGacgattgtatttatttacatgccTTTGATTGAACTATTTCAGCACAAAGCAAAATTACAGACTACAGCAGGATAACTAATTAAGTTTCAGCCCCTCAAATGAATATACATACTGTAGTAACACATTAGATTAGTTTTCAGGTCTGCAGTTTTTAGTTTATTGTACTAAGGGGCTGATTTGATAAACCTATACCCTGATACAAcagctagtttttttttgtttttttaagataagTTTACAATAAAAGGGAATCCACCTGGATTGTATTAGCCGCTTATTTTTAAGTGTAAAACAgggataaccacagataggtggttgatgctACCCAGTTATTCcccggtgctgtaaaatgctctaagaaATCCAGCTGGGTAGTATCAggttataggttgatcaaatcaaccccttagtaTAATAAACTCAAAACCGCAGACCATTAAACCAACACAGTATGTCTATTTGTTTCACTATTTTTTCAATACCTTTTTCTGTTAAGGTCCCTACGAGAACCGCACAGTATATGAAACCCTGGACATCGGCTGGCAGCTGATGCGTATCTTCCCCAAGGAGATGCTGAAACGAATCCCACAAAGTACCCTGGCTGAATTCTACCCCCGAGACTCCAAGCACTAACTTGAGCCTCGAGCTTTCTGTTCCTCCATGCTGTCTTATCAAAGGAACATTCTTTCCTTTTCACACTTGTTGTTGTATCTTGTTAGTTCCTTGTGAAGCAAAATGAACATAGTGTGAATATGGTGTTTTCAGTTTACCTAACAGAGTTTAAAATATCTATAAATGCCATGTGGAGACTGTTGACACATGGATCGGTTTACCAAAGTGACCTCGGTATCCAAATACTCACGTGTAAAAATACAGGGACAAGGAAAAACAATGGATTCTTTAAACCACTAACTCGGAATTAACACAGACAACTCCGAATGGATCATTAATGCCATGCTCTTATGATTTTTATTCACTGGAGTTAATTTTACTCAAAAACTGAGCAGTTCTGTCCATAAACACATTCAAGTATGGATGTATTCATTCTAGGGTGACTTTTAATACCCTGTTTGTCTGAGCATATttaaagtatgtatttcaatttttttttaaaatctga includes:
- the LOC131720975 gene encoding V-type proton ATPase subunit B, brain isoform, which translates into the protein MAFKAIRGKVNGVLNEISSSVSGSKAGAREHVQAVSRDYISQPRLTYKTVSGVNGPLVILDHVKFPKYAEIVHLTLPDGIKRSGQVLEVSGSKAVVQVFEGTSGIDAKKTSCEFTGDILRTPVSEDMLGRVFNGSGKPIDRGPTVLAEDYLDIMGQPINPQCRIYPEEMIQTGISAIDGMNSIARGQKIPIFSAAGLPHNEIAAQICRQAGLVKKSKDVMDYSEDNFAIVFAAMGVNMETARFFKSDFEENGSMDNVCLFLNLANDPTIERIITPRLALTAAEYLAYQCEKHVLVILTDMSSYAEALREVSAAREEVPGRRGFPGYMYTDLATIYERAGRVEGRNGSITQIPILTMPNDDITHPIPDLTGYITEGQIYVDRQLHNRQIYPPINVLPSLSRLMKSAIGEGMTRKDHADVSNQLYACYAIGKDVQAMKAVVGEEALTPEDLLYLEFLHKFEKNFIAQGPYENRTVYETLDIGWQLMRIFPKEMLKRIPQSTLAEFYPRDSKH